CTATCCAATTGGTTCCAGCATAAGCATAGGTTGATACTGTTTCAGGATCATAAACCACAGTGGCattattttttatgttgaaaCCCACTATATCTTTATACAACATAACCCCTTGATCTCCAGGGCCTATTCCTACTGCTGGAGCTCCAATTCCGTgatcatttgcatcctccaaTTCCCATGTCCTCCCATACACCGGCATTCCCATGACTAGCTTTCTTGACGGTACTCCATCTGCTTTCCATGTAGAAATTCCATAGCTGGTGCTAACGTTGCTGGATTTATCATAAAGCAATGCATGAGCACCTGTTTTTGATGTGTCCCAACCACCGTGGTAATCGAAGCACATAGGATTTACAGAGTCAACGTATTCTCTGATGGCGTCACCAGGATAAGTACGAGCAACATTGTCCAAGAACACATCAGCAGAAAAGTAAACAGCTGCTGATAGAAGAAGTCGACGTTTGCCTGAAGCTATTGAGTCATTCTCTACTGCTGAACGCCATTCTTGGAAAAGGGATGCCAGGTTTATCATGTCTTGCTGGTTAGATGGAAATTCCCAATCGAGATCTAAACCATCAAATCCATACTGTCTAGCTACAGAAATGGTGGAGTGAATGAATGTGGCACGGCTGTTTTGATTGCTCACCATGTTGGAGAAAAGGGAAGTATTTGTTGCTCCACCACCTATACATAAGAAGGCCTTTGCTGGTGGATTTCTTGTGTGAATTGTGGCTGTGAAGTTTCCCATCCATTGTTCATCAAATTCAGTGACTGAAAGCTGGTAATTCTCTGCATCAAACTGGACAAAGGCATATATGAGGCGATTGAAGTATGGAGTTGGTATAGCTGATGGAGGGAGATTTTCTGCCAACCAGGAAGGCCAATATGCACCTTTGACCCCAGAATATCGAGATGCATTAGACTCCGAAGTTTCCAAACCAATcaagacaaaaataaacaaaagcaACGCGAGTTTTAGAGTGGCCATTGTAAGGTATTTTGCTCGTTCAACTTTCCAGTGGCTGACAATACTATCACTAAACAGTGTATTTATACTTGTCCTCAGCAAATAAAGATACAAATACATGTCGACGTCAATCTTTCTATGAAATTCTATTAGCATGACGTTAATGGCACGGACGGTAGACTTATTGCCATGTTATGCTAATGCAGGCATACACAATTCAGAATAACTCCTGAAGATGGACAGGTGAATACATCCCGACGATCTGTGAAGGCTATTTGGGATCCCTGTTGTGAACAGTTATCTGTCTGGACAAAGACAAGATGACATTGGTTCCAATCTGATGTCCTAATCAAGATTGTTGGATCCATAAGCCTACCCTCATTCCAAATTAGGCACCGGTTCCAACCAAAATTTCAGCCAAACATAAATTCATTTCGTTTGTTTGCAAACGTATTTACAGAAGAATCCAATTTTTTTCCTCCCAGTAAAGGCAGAGAAGCTGTCAAATCCACAGACAGGCAGTACACTTTGATCTCAAATATCTGTCTAATTTACTTGTGGCAGTGGTAATTTTATCAACGGCCTAACATTTGTGATACAATGATAAAAAGCCAAATTTGGAGTTTGATCACCCCAATTAAGATCCTGTTAACTTGCGCTTAATGAATTGC
The Coffea arabica cultivar ET-39 chromosome 6c, Coffea Arabica ET-39 HiFi, whole genome shotgun sequence genome window above contains:
- the LOC113693002 gene encoding class V chitinase CHIT5a-like; this encodes MLIEFHRKIDVDMYLYLYLLRTSINTLFSDSIVSHWKVERAKYLTMATLKLALLLFIFVLIGLETSESNASRYSGVKGAYWPSWLAENLPPSAIPTPYFNRLIYAFVQFDAENYQLSVTEFDEQWMGNFTATIHTRNPPAKAFLCIGGGATNTSLFSNMVSNQNSRATFIHSTISVARQYGFDGLDLDWEFPSNQQDMINLASLFQEWRSAVENDSIASGKRRLLLSAAVYFSADVFLDNVARTYPGDAIREYVDSVNPMCFDYHGGWDTSKTGAHALLYDKSSNVSTSYGISTWKADGVPSRKLVMGMPVYGRTWELEDANDHGIGAPAVGIGPGDQGVMLYKDIVGFNIKNNATVVYDPETVSTYAYAGTNWIGYDDPRSIRRKIRLAKAQGLGGYFFWALGYDENWTLARAASMAWDSKYD